Proteins encoded together in one Cervus canadensis isolate Bull #8, Minnesota chromosome 7, ASM1932006v1, whole genome shotgun sequence window:
- the AGTR1 gene encoding type-1 angiotensin II receptor — translation MILNSSTEDGIKRIQDDCPKAGRHNYIFIMIPTLYSIIFVVGIFGNSLVVIVIYFYMKLKTVASVFLLNLALADLCFLLTLPLWAVYTAMEYRWPFGNYLCKIASASVSFNLYASVFLLTCLSIDRYLAIVHPMKSRLRRTMLVAKVTCIIIWLLAGLASLPTIIHRNVFFIENTNITVCAFHYESQNSTLPVGLGLTKNILGFLFPFLIILTSYTLIWKTLKKAYEIQKNKPRKDDIFKIILAIVLFFFFSWVPHQIFTFMDVLIQLGLIRDCKIEDIVDTAMPITICLAYFNNCLNPLFYGFLGKKFKKYFLQLLKYIPPKTKSHSNLSTKMSTLSYRPSENGNSSTKKPAPCLEVE, via the coding sequence ATGATCCTCAACTCTTCCACCGAAGATGGTATTAAAAGAATCCAAGATGATTGTCCCAAAGCTGGAAGGCACAATTACATATTCATCATGATCCCTACTTTATATAGTATTATCTTTGTGGTGGGGATATTTGGAAACAGCTTGGTGGTGATTGTCATTTACTTTTACATGAAACTGAAGACTGTGGccagtgtttttcttttgaatttagcTCTGGCTGACTTATGCTTTTTACTGACTTTGCCACTGTGGGCTGTCTACACTGCTATGGAATACCGCTGGCCCTTCGGCAATTACCTGTGTAAGATCGCTTCAGCCAGCGTCAGTTTCAACCTCTACGCCAGTGTGTTTCTCCTCACATGCCTAAGCATTGACCGCTACCTGGCTATTGTTCACCCAATGAAGTCCCGCCTCCGGCGCACAATGCTTGTGGCCAAAGTCACCTGCATCATTATTTGGCTGCTGGCAGGTTTGGCCAGTTTGCCAACTATAATCCACCGCAATGTATTTTTCATCGAGAATACCAATATCACAGTTTGTGCTTTCCATTACGAATCCCAAAATTCTACCCTCCCGGTAGGGTTGGGCCTCACCAAGAATATACTGGgattcttgtttccttttctgatCATTCTTACAAGCTACACTCTTATTTGGAAGACCCTCAAGAAGGCTTATGAAATTCAGAAGAACAAACCAAGAAAAGATGACATTTTCAAGATAATTTTGGCAATcgtgcttttctttttcttttcctgggttcCGCACCAGATATTCACTTTTATGGATGTGTTAATTCAGTTGGGCCTCATCCGTGACTGTAAAATTGAAGATATTGTTGACACGGCCATGCCCATCACTATTTGCTTGGCTTATTTTAACAATTGCCTGAATCCTCTCTTTTATGGCTTTctagggaaaaaatttaaaaaatattttctacagcTTCTGAAATACATTCCCCCAAAGACCAAATCCCACTCAAACCTGTCAACAAAAATGAGCACACTCTCCTACCGCCCCTCGGAAAATGGAAACTCTTCTACCAAGAAGCCTGCCCCATGCCTTGAGGTTGAGTGA